Within Populus trichocarpa isolate Nisqually-1 chromosome 6, P.trichocarpa_v4.1, whole genome shotgun sequence, the genomic segment CGAGTCCAAACAGACATTGGGTTCAACCACATACCAAGCCCAAACGAACATGAGTTTAACGAGCTACTAGACCCAATGTCTTTACGTTCAACCACATGTTGAGCTTAAATGGTCGTGGGTTTGATGAGTTGCTAAATCTAACATTCTCGAGTTCAGCCATATGCTGAGCCTAAACAGGCATGAGTCTGACGAGCTGTCAAACCAAACATCCTTGAGCTTAACTGTGCACCAAGGCCATTTAGGCATGGGTTTGACAACCTTCTCGATCCATCGACCTTGGGCTTGGCTGCGTGCCAAGCCTAATTGGGCATGGATTTTGCTCGCTGCTATACCTATTGATTGTGGGTTTGGTAGCATGCCAAGCGTAAATAGTTAAATGTTTGGAGATCATTATAGGTTCCATGTTGAGTCATAAGGCTTTATTTGTTTATGCTTGtgacttttaatataaaatgttaatatcATGGATATTCAACTCCCAACACCTCTAGGTGTATAAAAAATCTCTCAATGACCCAACATATTTccatttcattaatattgtgtaagagatatttgtcATTCATTAATATTACGTCAgatatatttatctctcattaatgttATCAggagaaaatgatattttagccCTCCACTCCAGTAAAACAACAATGTTCAAAAGTTATAAATACCTCCTGAACCATAAAGAATTTATAACAATCTCTATTCTctacaaaaatacatttttaattccGGAGCATTTAccatatcaaaactaaaaataaatacttctattcttaagaataatatttattcttttagttATTGTAACCATTTTGCTTTAAGATTGCTGATTTTATCACCCGATGGTCCTCAAATCCCACTAAAAAGGATTGTTTtgctaattataaattttatacaaCAAGTTTCAAGTTTCATAAATCATGAAGAATATAGTATTTTGCTAAAATCTTGGATTAACCCATGATGCAACCACTAAAAAATCTATTCATAAGTACTTTGAATTTGTTAATATCATCACATCCtaataattaagatttgagatttatattaaaagattttagttccaaacatgaaaaaattctaaataaaacatCGAGTTCCACACGTAACTAGAACGATAATTATCCCCACGCAACCCAAGATTCATACATCcaaccaaacaaaaagaaaatcaattactaTAGCTTTACACGTGAAATTAAAATGACACTGGCCTTTCAATCACGGATCTATGTATTTTACTATAATGAAGGCTTGTGAAACCCATGGTTGCAAGACGTTCCGTCCAAACGAACCAGAGAGAAAGCCCTCTAATAATTTTGACAAAAGAGAGAGTGTTCCTCAAATGCCATGGATATTGTCGAGGACTTTCCTTTTTCAAATGCCATCCTTTATGTCAATCTTTCGAGGCGCAGGTGTACATGCCAAACCCTAAGGTTTTATTTGGACAGTGACTACTTGAATATAAGGCAACTAGCTTATCTCCACCAACCAACGTGGGCACAGACCACTAATATTATAAATGGATGCTTCTCGAAGACATTTTTCCACACAGAAATTCTAACATCTAGTGTTATACTTTCAAGGTTCTTGcttgctctctctttctttAGTGAGCCTTCAGAGAGTTTTCTGGCTCTCTTGTTAGTTGCCATCCCATCATCCCTGTTTTTTGGGTAGGATTCTTTGTCCCATGGACgataatttttttgcatataaTATTAGAGATTTTGTAGAATATCATACACACACATACAGCACAacagtttgaattaatttttatttgttctggatataatttgatttgattttgaaccCATATACTAATACTCAATTTTGgtctgatttatttatttacttttgttaGATCTTCCCCTTCTATCATGTCTTTTGGTGCAAGTTTAACCATGAGTCCTGTCCATAAAGATCTTCTGTCAACGATCCTACAGTTCCTCAAGTATGAGAATCTCCAAGACACAGCTCATGCGtaggtttttctttcctttctattccacccataataaataaataaaatgaaaaattattacaCAGACTGGACTCGgatttctcttttatatttttttttcttctaatattactattatttttcattgattatgTGCAGTCTTGAGCGCGAGACAGGAATTTTCTTTGATGCTAAGCATTTTGAGATAATGGTGCTTGGAGGAAAATTCGACGAAGCTGAGAAGTATCTATCTGGTTTTACTAATATGCATGATAACTTGGATTCTACCAAGATCTTTTTTGAACTAAGGAAACAAAAGTTTCTCGAAGCATTAGACAGGTATTAAAACTCTTGATTTTATGTCAAATTGAGCAATACTAATTAATGACACTCACAAGTGATGATATTATTGACTTACATGTAATAAtacaagtatagtataataaatcaaagttattaaactcgatttAGTTAAAGACTCGATCAaagattgaataaattaataaatgttgactaagtaaattaaaattatatcataaattgatttgattcttGTTATGTTGATTGAGTTATATCagattaatttttacttgaagtttttaaaaattcaccTTCACTATGGTCTGTATTGACCAATTAGACCAAGTCgtcgagtttaataatattatagcaATTCATGTGTTGTTTTTCTAATCGTTTAGCTTATTCAAATTTGATTAAGCCATTCATGTAAATAACTATGGACGATTACATGTGTGACAGGAAAGACCGTCCTAAGGCCCTTGATGTTCTCACGAAGGAATTGCAAGATTTCTCAAGGTATAATGAAAGATTGTTCAGAGATGCTACCTTACTGCTGACAATGGATGATTTTAGGTGTGAATTCTACACTATTATATGTGACTTATAATCTATATGTTTATGAACAATGCTAATTTActaagaatataatatttaatttaccaAAAAATTCTAGGAAAATGATTTTCAGAAAAATGTTCTTATAGCATTATCTTATGTTTACTACACTGATAAAAGTTTAATTGTTCTTGACTGGTTTTTTATGTAGGAAACATGGAACACTTCGCAGCTATGGAGATCCAAAGATTGAAAGGATTCACGTGATGAATGCACTTAAGACATTTATTTCAGATAATCCAGCATTCAAAGGAAAAATGGATCCTCTTACCGGCAGAAATGCATCCTTGCTTCGTCTCCTTGTGCATGGAGATCTTGACGGGAGCACTTCAATGACTAGGGATGTCACCTTCTCCGGGAGGTCTTAGGGGCAATAAGCTAGCCTCCTAAAAGCAATCAGAACAAATGTTTTTACTATTGTTTTAATTAGCCCACAGGAGGAAGATCAAATAAcaagtagaagaaaaaatatttgatttcccCCCTcaataatagatttgattttagtAATGAAAACTTGTTTCTTACAAAGTGTCCAtctttataaaatatctttagaCGTTCCAAACCGCACCATGGACATCACAAATACAcatccaattaattaattttaaaaattagagcACTACTAGAATATAGTATTAACACAATGGAAGGATGCAATTCTCTCATaatgcaagaaaatatatattttttaataaaaattcaagttcaatgtaaataatttgattaagaTTCAAACggagatgaaatttatttaattcgaGAATACCAttaccattaatattaattaaacagaaacaaaagattgttaatataataattttttgaaactcaattatttttctatagcTTTCAAGTTCTTTGCTAGCATTTGGTTAAAACTTCCAATTGTAAATTAAACTAGAGATAACTTAGGccaaaatgatttaattaatatttatcttgAGTGAAAAATTGAGCCTCAATGACCTGTCTAAGACAAACTAGAAAGCTTGTAAAGATACTGAACCGGAAATTTGCTATTTATATGGTAAATATCTTTCAAATATTtaccatataaatatatttggttagtgttttatatataataaaaagtacataaaaaatataaatattttggttcggaaaaaaaaataatatgtaaatttgtttcatatagttttgaaataaacttttatcttttcataaCATAAATGACACAGGgacatgttaatttattattatattctcacctcggtctttttttttgaaacaataatcaaatactatttatttatttatttttttgtttaacacaTCCTTTCTAATTGTAAATATTCTTCAAATTTAGttctaaaaaattgatatatatattagtatgtgaaaattggttaaaaaatagcTCTATGATTGAAGAACTTCCCTAATTTTGGGTATATGATAATATCAAATACAAAAGGATGATTGAATGTTTGTATCagagtcattttcaattttgcagcaagaaaataaatgctttcatatatatatggtgAGGTTTCCTGTGCTCTACTTGCCAATTGAGCCTTGGAGTAGCAAAGATATTGCTAACATTTGGATGTATGGTAAATTCCAATTGCCAATTCAAGGCTTGCCAACAACCAAGATTTAGATTTGCGCACCTGGGTTAATTTTGGCCTAGTTTGTAAAATTAGAGATTTGGATACCTATGTGTAATTATATTTAGGTtcgaataagaaattaaataaataaatatgaaagaatTTTTGCTATGAACACTCCAATTCGAGTGTGGATTTACAGTTTACTTAAGATTTAAATATGAGATATTTAGGTTTTACTATGCAAGAGGAAAAAGAATTATCCACGAATACccccaaaaaagaagaagaaaacaatcaaCACAAACACTATCTTTAATTGTGAAAGGCTATACATTTATCCTAGCTTCACGCTAGTTTAAATTAGAAGTTTACTAGtttattttcctgtttttttttttcaattgttttggaacgtaaagaaataatattaaaattattaaataatttttggcATTATCACTAAACTCAGTACAACAATTTAAATGTGAAAAATCCTGATATAAGTTTTTAACTTAAATCATGTGGTGGAAGTTACCTTAACGTGACATTATGGACttgataggttaaaaaaaaaatcaaaggaaaagaaagtgaaaaaaccAGGTTCATCCTAGTCAACTCGTTAAATTCGTAACTTGAGTTATAAACTTGActtggttaattaattattttattttattatattataaagaacacaagaaaatataaaaattaatatttcacaATCAACCtaaaaccaaataataaaattcaataaacccTGATATTAAAGTatgtcattgaaaaaaaaaatataaaatacaaaaaagacccaaaaaaatctaaaaggctATTAAGAAAATCATGGGCTTACACCAAAAAGCTCATGTGCGTGGGCTAATGGCAGGCCCACACCTGAgcctgaattttttttgcttttgatatGAAGAAGATGACTTGCTGTCAAccccttttttttaagttatgtgATTGATGACAAGTCATACGTcacataacataaaatataggAAGCATCCTACTGCTCAAACCTTGATCTTCAATAAGCTAGCGCCACATGTTAACCAAGTGAGccacataacaaaattattaatataaaattaaaataatatattaacattaTTCACTTAACAATTAAACTAAGCTTCAAATTTTTTAGTTGTTAGAATAATTGAGCAATATTGCTAAGTTGTAAAActcattcaattaaaatataaggTTAACACAAACATATTAACAACGccattacaaaatattttggttaaaataaagtaattaaaattaacctaTTTCATGActccattcaaaatttaagttataaatTAGATGGATTAACCtagttattaaaatataatattgtttcaagatatttttttaaaaaattaaaataatatttttatgattttatttaaaaatcaaaccaaatttcaatcaaattgAGTTATGAATTGACTCAATAAATTTCTTAAACTTGACTATATCActcttaaataattattttaaactcAACTAAgatgaattttaatattgaatttaatatatatatatatatatataaaagtgaaacttattatataaattatttatcaatcatatttttatttaaaaaaaagtctttttaaattcaaaattcaattggtATTGTGatgttgttaatttttaaagtaatttttctttgaatataaattaaaaataaattataaaaatgctaaaataaattgatttaaaataaaaaaataaaagttttaaaatatatttttaaaacataaaaacaaattacgtAAATAAAAATTTGCTAGTTGTTTACGTGGGATGCAAAATGTTTTCTTCGAGGAAAGTTCTGGCACAATAAGAAAGTTGTATCACGTGTCTAAAATCTGACGTTGCACTCTCTGAATGAACGACATTTGTCTTAAAGTGGACCCCATTACAACAGTCTTTTTATACGCAATCTGTCCTATCACATTTTTTCCAAGATGACTTATCAGTCATAACTCCAACGACTTATCGTCTCGTACATGTCGCCAGTCTTATTATATTTTAGCACAGAGCGTCTGAGTTCAGctgttaaagtaaagaaaacacagagagaaataatgtttttgggATGAGATAATGTTTgcttttcaaatgattttatatttaaaaatatattaaaaatattaaaaaaatttaatttgaagtaaaaaaaggaaaagcacGTGTCCGCCTAGAAGAGACCCTTTTGCTTTTTGAAGCTAAAAGTCATGGCACTCATCTCTCTCACTCTATCTTTCTGAGTCAATCCAATTCACTTACCAGGCGAGCCTTCaccaagctttgtttttttctctgcttttcttCGATGCCCATCTCTTATTAAGagacctttttgttttttgaagctAAGAGTCATGGTCACTTACTGATCTCTTTCTCACTCTATCTTTCTGACCCTATCCAATTCCCTTACCAGGTGAGCTTTCACCTAACTTCGTTTTTTTCTCTGCTTTCTTTTGATGCCCATCTCTTATATGTTGTGAAAGTTTGCtcatttttatcttgtttattggTGTTTGGCTTCAGTTTTAGTGATTTTAAGCTAGAAAGGTACTGTCTTGATTGGTTAAGAACCCAgaatttcttgattgatttactGTGTTCTGTTTGAGAATCATCAATTTCTTTGCTTAATTATTCTTAATTGGAgtatttaatttgatcaaaatattgtATCTTCAATTAGATGGAGATGTAAGAGAGAATTGTCTTTCATTGAGTAGATGATTGTCATCTCtgattttttggtttgttttgggCTCATGTTCACCTGATCAAAACTCAAACCCTTAGTTTGGTGTcctagaaaatcaaaatcttgtGAGTTAGAAGTTATGGGgctttattgtttttctcttttcatgtaTGGAGTGTTCAAATTACATTTTCAGCTAGAACTTgcaaagttttatttaatttaacaaatcCTGTGATTTGGATTCATTTAGAGGTTCAAGTGACAAGCTAGGCTGCGGTGGAGATGTCTGCTCTCAGTAAAGATCTTGTCTTGTTAATCTCACAGTTCTTAGATGAGGAAGGGTTCAAAGAAACTGCTCGCATGTATGTTACTTTCTCCTTCTCTATCAGGCTCCTTTAGATGAATTATGCGATTTCTTGATGAATCAGTTGATTAATTGTGTGTAATCCGCTTTGCTTTATCATCGATGCCTAGGCTTGAGCGTGAAAGTAGTTATTACTTCAACATGAAGTTTTTTGAGGATATGATATGCAGTGGTGATTGGGATGAGGCTGAgagatatttttcttgtttcacaAAATTAACTGACAATAGATTCTCGATGAAGGTCTATTTTGAAATTAGGAAGCAGAAATTTCTGGAGGCATTGGACAAGTAAGACTgcagctttctttctttcaacaaACTTTTCCATGAAATCATTTTGCAGGCATTATGCATGTCACATCAAATCCTAGTTGAAatttgttaattgattttacAGCAAGGACCGTGCCAAGGCTTTAGACATCCTTGTGAAGGATTTGAAAACTTTTGTCTCATATAATGAGGAGCTGTTTAAGGAAATGACTTTGCTTTTGACATTGAATGATATAAGGTACAAATCTATGGTATGCatatgttattgttgttgttgttgttgttattcaCATTCCATAGGAGTAGCATGTTAAGCATAATTCTCCTGTTGTTGTACAGGGACCATGAGTCACTCTCCATGTATAGTGATGCAGACTCTGCAAGAAAAGTTATGAGGGTTGAGCTTAAGAAACTTATTGAAGCAAACCCCCTTTTCAGCGACAAATTGGAATTTCCGAATGCTGCAAGTCATAGATTACGACGCCTCATAAACCAAAGGTAATCTAATTCTCAACTTCACATCACAACTCGAATACACCAAGCCACACACCAAACACAGGCACTAGATACAAACATGGAGTATATGCAAGTACTCACACTTTTATATGAACATACACATGTTGGATTCTCTTCAAAATTTCTAGATATGTTTATTTGGCATCGAGAGAAAACTGATTTTGGTATTTAATCTGACAGTCTGAATTGGCAGCATGTTCTTTGTGCATATCCACAGCCAAATCCTGATATAAGAACCCTTTTTGTGGATCATGTCTGTGTACCAATTCCATCAGATGATCATTTATTTTCCACATTGAGTGATAGCAATCCAGTGGTATGACTTGAGAAGAATGATGAtcattttcctccttttttctttctttccaataAATGGATTCGAGTATGGTTCCTAACCAAGCCAGCTTGATTCCATTTAACAGTATTCAAACGTAATCCTTCTAATGAGCTTCAATAATTTTGTCTAGCCTTCTCAAACCACATCAATGCTAGTTTCAACTTCCTCAGCCTCAAATTCTACCTCATCTTCTGAGGCTCACTCTTCAATTTCAAGTGAAGCTTTGTCTCTCGGTGATCCAACAAACATAGGAATTGGTTCGTGATTCTCTCATTAATATTTCTATGACCTTGTATGAAAGCTGTATTATTGTGGTTacagaaaaaatattcctttcaTTGCTAACTATCAATTATATGTTTGCAGCTACTATTACAGATGGTTCGGAGGATATTACTAGTGTACATTACAGTAGTATTCCTGAAAGTGAACTTGCAATCCTAAAAAGGCCTTCTGACGAGgtaagcttgattttttttttgatacatTCGTAAATGATAATGACAATGACAATTTTTTACTGAAGTCACGGTTTCCATGTATGCAGGAAATATCAGCTGACTCTCATCCTGATCAAAGCTCCATCGACATTTCTGATGACTTGCCTAAGAATGTTTTAAGGATATTAAATGAGGGGTCATCTCCAACAAGCATGGATTTTCACCCTGAACATCAGACTGTTCTTCTAGGTCTACTCATAAGGATATCTTTTCAATAACTCTCATATTTTAGGCCTTTGGGGATAAACACCTTATTTGAACTGAATGTTTACTCATGGAAACTGATGGTTTGATACTTCAGTTGGAACTTCTGTGGGGGACATAGGATTGTGGGAAGTTAGATCAGGGGAAAGTTTACTTTCAAGGAATTTTAAGGTCTGGGATATTGCAGCATGCTCAAAGATTTTCAAGGTTTGTCCCCTTCTATACAATGCTTCCATTTTAGCAGGAAAATAATCATTGGtatgaaatatgaaatgatCTTGTGTAAATCCAGGCAACTTTGCTCAAGGATCCTAGTGTTTCTGTGAATCGTGTTGCTTGGAGCCCAGAAGGTTGTTTCTTCGGTAAGTTTAGAGATAATGGAAGACAATAGGAAATCACTTCCTGTCATTTGGACTTTGCTTGTTCATTAATTTAACCTTGTtgctttgattttgaaaagGGGTTGCGTATTCAAAACACATAGTGCAAATATATTCTTATAATGATGCCAAAGATGTACAGCAGAAATTGGAGGTAGGTTTCTAATTATACTATTAACTTTActagtttttttacttttctgttcATTCATTGGATATTTGTCTTATCGAGCTTATTCACTAACTTATTTCCTATATCTAGATTGATGCTCATGTTGGTGGTGTAAATGACCTAGCATTCTCTGCCCCTGAGAAACAACTGTTGGTCATTACATGTGGTGATGACAAGACAGTTAAGGTTGGCTTTATTTTACATTAGAATTagataatggattttttttttgtcctggAAAGAGTGTGATCATTATTTTTCTGATGGTCATTTAAGGCATGGGATGTGACCAGTGGTGTCAAAATGTATTCTTTTGAAGGCCATGATGCTCCTGTTTATTCTCTCTGTCCTCATAGCAAGGGAAACGTTCATGTAAGGATTACTCTCGATTCTACTCTTACTCGTGGTGGTGATATCGATTCTTCTCCATGCCTTCTCAAACTCATGATGACTCCATCTTTGcttctactttttattttttttaattcctcaGTTTCTCTCTGCAACATCAGTGAACAGCAACATAAAAGTGTGCCTATATGATAATCTAGGAGCTAAAGTAGATTATGATGCTCCTGGCCTGGGGTGTACATCAATGGCTTATAGTGGTGATAGAAGGTTTCATTTACTCAGACTGAATTACTTTTGCAATTTTTCACATGCTTGATATATTTGATGGGTAAATCATGTTGTAATCGAATGCTTTGTAGGCTTTTTTCATGTGGGACCAGTAAATCTGGAGAGTCATTTCTTGCTGAATGGGGTGACTCTGAAGGTTCCATAAAAAGAACCTATCTAGGATTGCAGAAGAGTTCTTCGGGTGTAGTGCAGTTTGATATAATGAAGAACCAGGTTTTAGCTGCTGGTGATGAGCATGTGATCAAATTATGGGATATGGACAAAGTTGAGCTTTTCACAACCATTGATGCTGAGGGAGGCTTACCAGTAAGTTCCTTAGTACTGTTTTGATGCTACAATTTTACCATGGCAATCATTATGCAGGTGAAGGTATAAATTTCTCAATGGTCTATCACGTTTCAGGTGATagtcttaattaaatttctacAACAATTTACTAAAGATTGGTTCAAGTGGTAATTTGATTTGAGTTTCAATTAAACATTCCATACATAAAGAAGGGTGTCTTGAGTTTCTTatttaattctctttttttttcttgattggaaGGAAAACCCTCGTGTTCGATTCAATAAGGAAGGCACGCTGTTAGCTGTTTCTGCAAATGACAACAAAATCAAGATCTTGGCAAAAGATAGCGGTCTCCATTCACTGCATACATCACAAAATTGTTCTGATGATGCTTCTAGAGATCTCTGTCATAACTTTAAGAAGGTGGGCATTCTTAATACAGTTGTATCTTGTGTTAGAAGATAGATCACTGTCTGATGCTATTCCTTTTTGGCAGCTTGGTATTGAACCGAGTTCAACTGTTGCTTGTGCTGGAGCTGCAGATGAAGCTGTCACAAACGTGGGTAACTCTAGATTTTGTCTGGGATTCACGCTATATCTTGTACTTCACAATGtgttgttttttacttaatacAATCCTATCTTGAGGTAGGCCTTGTCATGACTTTGGAATTTACTTGGAAGTTTGGAGTActaagcaatttttttaatcttctgcAGAATGGAAACCCAGAAAACTCGGAGGTAGTGAAATCTAAAATTACTGGAAAATCCACTACATCAAAGAGCGGGAGGCTCATTTTAATAACAAGCCCTTCTCAGTTCCAGATTCTGCGACTTCCTTCTCCCATGAAAGCAAACAAGGTTCAACTGTCCTGTGTTCTAGCAGctcaatttttcttttggtttattttttccttctgcTTCAAGTATTTCAAGTCCTACAAATGTAGACATGTTTTCAGATGTTTTGACCATTATCAtagattgttgttttattctCCTTTGTGTTTCTAGGTAGTTCAAGTTTCTTGTTGGTTCTTGCTTTGCATATTGTACAATCAACTCGTGTGTTTTGGATATGAAGGATGGGATTTCTCAATACATGTGTACACATTTGAAATTTGGAAGGATCCCTAAAATCATCTGTAAAATGTTCTATTTATTCAAAAGCAACACAGATCTTTGCTTTTGGAGATACTGATGCAATTGCTTGAGAATTTGAGACCCTTAAAAATTGCAATATACTGTGAAAGGATGAGAATTTAATAAATAGATTTCTCTCACACAAATGCAGATATCGAGGCTCATTTACAACAATGCGGGTAACTCCATTTTGGCATTAACATCAAATGCCTCCCATTTATGTTGGAAATGGTCACAGAATGACACTCACTCGAGTGACAAGGTGAGCAAGACAAGAGACATGAACAATTCTATCCTTCCATTTGAAattattctttgaaattttgtgtTACCTGTTGTTAATAATGCCATTGTGATGAAATGTTAATGGTAGGCAACTGCAAAAGTTCCCCCTCAACTGTGGCAACCCAGTAG encodes:
- the LOC18100693 gene encoding protein TOPLESS — encoded protein: MSPVHKDLLSTILQFLKYENLQDTAHALERETGIFFDAKHFEIMVLGGKFDEAEKYLSGFTNMHDNLDSTKIFFELRKQKFLEALDRKDRPKALDVLTKELQDFSRKHGTLRSYGDPKIERIHVMNALKTFISDNPAFKGKMDPLTGRNASLLRLLVHGDLDGSTSMTRDVTFSGRS
- the LOC7489126 gene encoding topless-related protein 1 isoform X2 — its product is MSALSKDLVLLISQFLDEEGFKETARMLERESSYYFNMKFFEDMICSGDWDEAERYFSCFTKLTDNRFSMKVYFEIRKQKFLEALDNKDRAKALDILVKDLKTFVSYNEELFKEMTLLLTLNDIRDHESLSMYSDADSARKVMRVELKKLIEANPLFSDKLEFPNAASHRLRRLINQSLNWQHVLCAYPQPNPDIRTLFVDHVCVPIPSDDHLFSTLSDSNPVPSQTTSMLVSTSSASNSTSSSEAHSSISSEALSLGDPTNIGIDGSEDITSVHYSSIPESELAILKRPSDEEISADSHPDQSSIDISDDLPKNVLRILNEGSSPTSMDFHPEHQTVLLVGTSVGDIGLWEVRSGESLLSRNFKVWDIAACSKIFKATLLKDPSVSVNRVAWSPEGCFFGVAYSKHIVQIYSYNDAKDVQQKLEIDAHVGGVNDLAFSAPEKQLLVITCGDDKTVKAWDVTSGVKMYSFEGHDAPVYSLCPHSKGNVHFLSATSVNSNIKVCLYDNLGAKVDYDAPGLGCTSMAYSGDRRLFSCGTSKSGESFLAEWGDSEGSIKRTYLGLQKSSSGVVQFDIMKNQVLAAGDEHVIKLWDMDKVELFTTIDAEGGLPENPRVRFNKEGTLLAVSANDNKIKILAKDSGLHSLHTSQNCSDDASRDLCHNFKKLGIEPSSTVACAGAADEAVTNNGNPENSEVVKSKITGKSTTSKSGRLILITSPSQFQILRLPSPMKANKISRLIYNNAGNSILALTSNASHLCWKWSQNDTHSSDKATAKVPPQLWQPSSSSGLMTNDLTGSSPEEAVPCFALSKNDSYLLSACGGRISLYSLLKFKTMLPIMQPPAATCIAFYPQDNNILAIGRDDSTILIYNVRSAKVDTILEGHSKRVSGLAFSNDLNVLVSSGADAQIFVWKVEGWGKERSRFLQIPDDRTLSSLSLDTDIQFHQNQTEFLAVHETCLSIYDARKLECVKQWSPGDFGAPISHATFSCDGQMVYASFEDGLVSIFDASDFQLYCRINPTAYLSPTSSLGVYPLVVAAHPQEPDQFAVGLKDGAVIVFEPPISAGKWSMLTAYENGSASKIPAESEANQ
- the LOC7489126 gene encoding topless-related protein 1 isoform X1, producing MSALSKDLVLLISQFLDEEGFKETARMLERESSYYFNMKFFEDMICSGDWDEAERYFSCFTKLTDNRFSMKVYFEIRKQKFLEALDNKDRAKALDILVKDLKTFVSYNEELFKEMTLLLTLNDIRDHESLSMYSDADSARKVMRVELKKLIEANPLFSDKLEFPNAASHRLRRLINQSLNWQHVLCAYPQPNPDIRTLFVDHVCVPIPSDDHLFSTLSDSNPVPSQTTSMLVSTSSASNSTSSSEAHSSISSEALSLGDPTNIGIATITDGSEDITSVHYSSIPESELAILKRPSDEEISADSHPDQSSIDISDDLPKNVLRILNEGSSPTSMDFHPEHQTVLLVGTSVGDIGLWEVRSGESLLSRNFKVWDIAACSKIFKATLLKDPSVSVNRVAWSPEGCFFGVAYSKHIVQIYSYNDAKDVQQKLEIDAHVGGVNDLAFSAPEKQLLVITCGDDKTVKAWDVTSGVKMYSFEGHDAPVYSLCPHSKGNVHFLSATSVNSNIKVCLYDNLGAKVDYDAPGLGCTSMAYSGDRRLFSCGTSKSGESFLAEWGDSEGSIKRTYLGLQKSSSGVVQFDIMKNQVLAAGDEHVIKLWDMDKVELFTTIDAEGGLPENPRVRFNKEGTLLAVSANDNKIKILAKDSGLHSLHTSQNCSDDASRDLCHNFKKLGIEPSSTVACAGAADEAVTNNGNPENSEVVKSKITGKSTTSKSGRLILITSPSQFQILRLPSPMKANKISRLIYNNAGNSILALTSNASHLCWKWSQNDTHSSDKATAKVPPQLWQPSSSSGLMTNDLTGSSPEEAVPCFALSKNDSYLLSACGGRISLYSLLKFKTMLPIMQPPAATCIAFYPQDNNILAIGRDDSTILIYNVRSAKVDTILEGHSKRVSGLAFSNDLNVLVSSGADAQIFVWKVEGWGKERSRFLQIPDDRTLSSLSLDTDIQFHQNQTEFLAVHETCLSIYDARKLECVKQWSPGDFGAPISHATFSCDGQMVYASFEDGLVSIFDASDFQLYCRINPTAYLSPTSSLGVYPLVVAAHPQEPDQFAVGLKDGAVIVFEPPISAGKWSMLTAYENGSASKIPAESEANQ
- the LOC7489126 gene encoding topless-related protein 1 isoform X3, with translation MTLLLTLNDIRDHESLSMYSDADSARKVMRVELKKLIEANPLFSDKLEFPNAASHRLRRLINQSLNWQHVLCAYPQPNPDIRTLFVDHVCVPIPSDDHLFSTLSDSNPVPSQTTSMLVSTSSASNSTSSSEAHSSISSEALSLGDPTNIGIATITDGSEDITSVHYSSIPESELAILKRPSDEEISADSHPDQSSIDISDDLPKNVLRILNEGSSPTSMDFHPEHQTVLLVGTSVGDIGLWEVRSGESLLSRNFKVWDIAACSKIFKATLLKDPSVSVNRVAWSPEGCFFGVAYSKHIVQIYSYNDAKDVQQKLEIDAHVGGVNDLAFSAPEKQLLVITCGDDKTVKAWDVTSGVKMYSFEGHDAPVYSLCPHSKGNVHFLSATSVNSNIKVCLYDNLGAKVDYDAPGLGCTSMAYSGDRRLFSCGTSKSGESFLAEWGDSEGSIKRTYLGLQKSSSGVVQFDIMKNQVLAAGDEHVIKLWDMDKVELFTTIDAEGGLPENPRVRFNKEGTLLAVSANDNKIKILAKDSGLHSLHTSQNCSDDASRDLCHNFKKLGIEPSSTVACAGAADEAVTNNGNPENSEVVKSKITGKSTTSKSGRLILITSPSQFQILRLPSPMKANKISRLIYNNAGNSILALTSNASHLCWKWSQNDTHSSDKATAKVPPQLWQPSSSSGLMTNDLTGSSPEEAVPCFALSKNDSYLLSACGGRISLYSLLKFKTMLPIMQPPAATCIAFYPQDNNILAIGRDDSTILIYNVRSAKVDTILEGHSKRVSGLAFSNDLNVLVSSGADAQIFVWKVEGWGKERSRFLQIPDDRTLSSLSLDTDIQFHQNQTEFLAVHETCLSIYDARKLECVKQWSPGDFGAPISHATFSCDGQMVYASFEDGLVSIFDASDFQLYCRINPTAYLSPTSSLGVYPLVVAAHPQEPDQFAVGLKDGAVIVFEPPISAGKWSMLTAYENGSASKIPAESEANQ